The DNA sequence GAATCAATCAACCATAGGTTAATCAACAATTTGATGAAATTGGAGAATCTGAGCAGATCGGAGTTTGTGATTGGTTAATCGTGTATTAGGATCGAAAAGGGTAGGTTGGATCCTTAATTTAGTTTTCCCAAAGGTCTGGAATCAACTTGAGTTAGTAGGTTGTTAAACAGTGTTGTTCAAGTTCTGATTTCTCCGCAGAATTAAGTGCAGGGACAGCAACTTATGGAACCTATATCTCGCTGCACAGACCACATTTTTGTGTGGGACCAAATTTGGGTGAAAGCTAGTTGTGTCTAGTGTATGGTCACCAAATTCGGGAGTATTTCAATCTCTGTAAGATTAGATTTGAGTTTTGGAAGAAGGACTGCCAGACTTGATTCTGAATTTCTTCAATAACGGGACAGCTAActgctaaaatttataattaagtctataaagcttgaaaacatatgAGATTAAAACAAGTGTGAATTTTAGTACCTCTAGTTGTCCCCACCAAATTTTAGCTCATCTAGAGGTCTTTAGAATTTATGGTGATTTTTGGAAGAAAGTGACAGTGCAGTTTTTCTGCTGCAGGGCAGTTTCAATAATTTCCCTTTATCTAAATATGTAGCACCCAAAAATTCATGATTCTTGAATCGTTGGCAAGCTTGTTTGAATACGGAGGTGTTGATATGAAAGTTTGCACATTCTCGTTGTCGTTTGCCCTGGTTTCAATAGCAAGTTTCTCGCACATTAGCGGTTAAATGCCCGTTTTTCCTCTATGATGTGTATAAGTTCGATTTGAGTTGGCCTTAGTAATTCTGATATTTTGATGTTACTTTGGCGATTAGAGGCTGTTAAGAGATTTGGGGATGAGTCTTAGGCCTAGTGACAAGAGTTTGCTGTTAAGAGGTTGTTCACTAAAAGTACCATTTGGTCAATGTCAGTTCCCTGGACTTTTCTTGTAATTTTGAAATGCTTTTGAAGCTGCTAGTTATTCCTGTTCTCACTTTCGATCTAGTTGTGCCCACCAAGCCCATCCAAATCTAACCCAAAATATCGCAAATACTGCACTGTCTTAACCTCAATTGACAcccttcaatttcaatttcaatttttttttctcttcctcttggAATCCTAATCAGTAGCCACAGTCCTATACTCACTAGTCGCTCCAATCGCATTTTACTTCTGCCATTGTTGCCGGTGCTCTCCACTGCGTTGCTGTCTGTTGGTGTTCATTTTTCGAACTCTCCGTAGTCCTATGCTCATTATCCACTCTTTGATGCAACATTGCCCACAAGGGTGGACCAACGAATGCCAGCTGTTGTTTCTTTACTGTTGATGCTGTGAACTAATAAGGATTGTTCTTTCTTGACAGAACTGAATTCAACAACTTAACTATTGTTAGACACGACAAGATGCGAGTTCAGAGACTTTCAGGAATGCAGAAGCAAGTACTCAGCTTATATAGAGGATTTCTTCGTGTCGCCCGATCCAAATCTGATAAAGAACGACACAAGATAGAGTCGATAATATCAGAAGAGTTCCGCCGAAATTCCACGGAAGTAGACCGGAAGAATTTTCAATACATTGAGTACTTACTCCGTCGTG is a window from the Arachis hypogaea cultivar Tifrunner chromosome 1, arahy.Tifrunner.gnm2.J5K5, whole genome shotgun sequence genome containing:
- the LOC112793426 gene encoding uncharacterized protein, which translates into the protein MRVQRLSGMQKQVLSLYRGFLRVARSKSDKERHKIESIISEEFRRNSTEVDRKNFQYIEYLLRRGKKQLDQLRSPGTTGLTSLEVDLSRTNKTNS